Proteins from one Bartonella sp. HY328 genomic window:
- a CDS encoding lysophospholipid acyltransferase family protein, which yields MDNNQPSKDPFSKRLWRKIRQPLKDSKFFKSLLVHFMATYLRLVYWTNPLLKGSDDPKKAHEKYNPFIITFWHGRHIMGPFLRPKGEAIIAMFSRSADAELNARVSEVLGLETVRGSGGRGDKQKAERGGARALITLNKSLRAGKTTAMIADIAHGTAREAGKGIILLAKLSGRPIVPYIYAFSREKILEKTWDKTAIPLPFGRSIFLMGDAVFVPEDADDDLLEKKRQELTEIMNRLTVEAYDKLHHKKRG from the coding sequence ATGGATAATAACCAACCCTCTAAAGACCCCTTTTCAAAACGTTTATGGCGTAAAATTCGGCAGCCTTTAAAGGATTCAAAATTTTTTAAATCGCTGCTGGTGCATTTCATGGCAACCTATTTGCGGCTGGTTTATTGGACAAATCCATTGTTAAAAGGATCAGATGATCCTAAAAAAGCCCATGAAAAGTATAATCCTTTTATTATTACTTTTTGGCATGGTCGCCATATTATGGGGCCATTTTTACGCCCCAAGGGTGAAGCAATCATTGCAATGTTTTCTCGTTCGGCTGATGCAGAACTTAATGCACGGGTAAGTGAAGTTTTAGGACTTGAAACTGTACGCGGTTCGGGTGGGCGCGGTGACAAGCAAAAGGCAGAGCGCGGCGGTGCGCGTGCGCTCATTACCTTAAATAAGTCTTTGCGCGCTGGCAAAACAACCGCAATGATTGCCGATATTGCTCATGGTACGGCGCGTGAAGCTGGCAAAGGTATTATTCTTTTGGCTAAATTATCTGGACGCCCAATTGTTCCTTATATTTATGCTTTTTCGCGAGAAAAAATATTGGAGAAAACTTGGGATAAAACCGCCATACCATTGCCGTTTGGTCGATCTATTTTTCTTATGGGTGACGCTGTTTTTGTACCAGAGGATGCCGATGATGATTTATTGGAAAAAAAACGACAGGAACTTACAGAAATTATGAACCGCTTAACTGTTGAGGCTTATGATAAGCTTCACCACAAAAAGCGGGGCTGA
- a CDS encoding efflux transporter outer membrane subunit: protein MSATKHITKRLANKTFNHSLAKSLSAVLSLFLLAGCVVGPDYQKPNLSLPASWSKSNNLTPLQPAQLANWWYKLNDPLLDQLIDVAIRGNNDVATAKAKIREARASLASSNSTLFPSLNGSSSYNRSRTGTQSDQGAYRGGLDSSWEIDLFGANRRGVEASRYGLDAANEDLRATLVTMIGDVASYYVEVRSLQAKLALTRESVASQQSTAKLTRDKFAAGAVSQLDVSNAEGQTASTEANIPQLESQLASATHRLAVLTGQQPAALNAIMAKRKAIPTPKWPIASGIPADILLNRPDVRVSERQYAAATARIGQKEAARYPSLSLTGNISTSASQIGDLGRNSSIAWAVGPSFSVPIFNGGQRAADVMAAEAQRDQYFIAYRAKILTALEEVENALVALSKDRIRAAKLGQAERSYRQALDLSRNLYTSGNTSFLDLLTAERSHYSAQQSYIDAQASITTDYIALMKALGGGWNGTLDTSRKEVTDSNTGPHIQPRANQ, encoded by the coding sequence ATGTCTGCCACAAAGCACATAACCAAAAGACTAGCCAATAAAACATTCAACCATTCATTGGCTAAAAGCCTGTCGGCTGTGTTATCACTTTTTTTATTGGCAGGCTGTGTTGTTGGTCCAGATTATCAAAAGCCAAATCTTTCACTGCCAGCGAGCTGGTCTAAATCTAACAATTTAACGCCGCTGCAACCAGCGCAATTAGCCAATTGGTGGTATAAATTAAATGACCCCTTACTTGACCAATTAATTGATGTTGCTATTCGCGGTAATAATGATGTTGCAACCGCCAAGGCTAAAATTCGTGAAGCACGCGCTAGCCTTGCCTCATCAAATAGCACATTATTTCCAAGTCTTAATGGATCAAGCTCTTATAATCGCAGCCGCACCGGCACGCAAAGCGACCAGGGCGCTTATCGCGGTGGCCTCGATAGTAGTTGGGAAATTGATCTTTTTGGTGCTAATCGGCGCGGTGTTGAAGCATCGCGTTACGGGCTTGATGCTGCTAACGAAGATTTACGTGCAACATTGGTGACAATGATTGGAGATGTTGCAAGCTATTATGTTGAGGTACGCAGCCTACAAGCAAAACTTGCATTAACGCGCGAAAGCGTCGCTTCGCAGCAAAGCACGGCAAAGCTTACCCGCGATAAGTTTGCCGCTGGCGCCGTATCGCAGCTTGACGTATCAAATGCCGAGGGACAAACTGCTAGCACTGAAGCAAATATTCCTCAACTCGAAAGCCAATTAGCAAGCGCCACTCACCGTTTAGCGGTTTTAACGGGGCAACAACCAGCTGCACTTAATGCAATAATGGCAAAACGCAAGGCCATTCCAACCCCCAAATGGCCAATTGCAAGTGGAATACCCGCCGATATTTTGCTAAACCGTCCAGATGTGCGAGTAAGCGAACGCCAATATGCCGCAGCAACAGCACGCATTGGTCAAAAGGAAGCTGCGCGCTATCCATCGCTTTCACTTACCGGCAATATTTCAACTTCCGCTTCACAAATTGGCGACCTTGGACGCAATTCATCGATTGCATGGGCGGTTGGCCCAAGCTTTAGCGTGCCAATTTTTAATGGTGGGCAACGCGCTGCCGATGTAATGGCGGCAGAAGCTCAGCGCGATCAATATTTTATTGCTTATCGTGCAAAAATCTTAACCGCCCTTGAGGAGGTTGAAAACGCCCTTGTTGCACTATCCAAAGATAGAATAAGAGCAGCCAAATTAGGTCAAGCCGAGCGTTCTTATCGCCAAGCACTTGATCTTTCGCGCAATCTTTATACATCGGGTAATACCAGCTTTTTAGACCTTTTAACTGCTGAACGCTCTCATTATTCAGCGCAACAATCTTATATTGATGCGCAAGCATCCATTACCACCGATTATATTGCCCTAATGAAAGCTTTAGGTGGCGGTTGGAATGGAACATTAGATACAAGTCGCAAAGAGGTTACCGACAGCAATACTGGGCCTCATATCCAACCACGAGCTAATCAATAA
- a CDS encoding efflux RND transporter periplasmic adaptor subunit → MYKPKKKLLLVIIAAIALIIVYFLYQMLFSSQTSEPNFMTAPIKRGDIEVTALATGIVKPYRLVAVGARATGRIISLKVQPGSEVKEGDLLAEIDSTTQANDLKNKEAALSNNYAKLAELQAQLVLAQKNLARQKNMIASNAVSKADFDSAEAEVNVRQAQIDALNAQIIQSQVDVETAKVDLGYTRVTAPFDGTVLATVVQEGQNVNAVQSAPTIAIIGDLTKMTIRAEISEADVINVKTGQPLYFNVIGNPERRYDGVLEAIEPAPESIRNDISFNSSASTSSSSSSSAIYYNGIFNIDNADGALRTYMTAEVKIVLGKSENALLISTDGLGAKKRDGSYNVRVLNENGKVETRDVKIGLNNKVNAEVLSGLNEGDKVITGGGMPSGQQGSGRGRGMGPW, encoded by the coding sequence ATGTATAAACCAAAAAAGAAATTATTACTGGTTATCATCGCCGCCATTGCGCTGATTATTGTCTATTTTCTTTATCAAATGTTATTTTCGAGCCAAACAAGCGAACCCAACTTTATGACTGCCCCGATAAAACGCGGTGATATTGAGGTAACCGCTCTTGCGACCGGTATCGTTAAACCATATCGCTTGGTGGCAGTAGGTGCGCGCGCAACGGGCCGTATTATTTCACTCAAAGTTCAGCCCGGCAGTGAGGTAAAGGAAGGCGATTTATTAGCCGAAATTGACTCAACCACCCAAGCAAATGATCTTAAAAACAAAGAAGCTGCGCTGAGCAACAATTACGCCAAGCTAGCAGAGCTGCAAGCTCAGTTAGTACTTGCACAAAAAAACCTTGCTCGTCAAAAAAATATGATTGCGAGCAATGCGGTGTCAAAAGCCGATTTTGATAGTGCTGAGGCCGAGGTAAATGTGCGCCAAGCCCAAATTGACGCATTAAATGCGCAAATTATCCAATCGCAAGTGGATGTTGAGACGGCAAAAGTAGATCTTGGCTATACACGCGTTACAGCACCTTTTGATGGAACGGTGCTCGCAACGGTTGTTCAAGAAGGCCAAAATGTTAATGCTGTTCAATCGGCTCCAACCATTGCAATTATTGGTGATCTTACCAAAATGACCATCCGCGCTGAAATTTCAGAAGCAGATGTGATAAATGTAAAGACTGGCCAACCCCTATATTTCAATGTGATCGGTAATCCAGAACGGCGCTATGATGGTGTTTTGGAAGCGATTGAACCAGCACCTGAATCTATTCGTAATGACATAAGCTTTAACTCAAGTGCTAGCACGTCTAGCTCATCTTCGTCGTCAGCTATTTATTATAATGGTATTTTCAATATTGATAATGCCGATGGTGCGTTGCGTACCTATATGACGGCTGAAGTCAAAATCGTCCTTGGCAAATCTGAAAATGCTCTTTTAATTTCAACCGATGGCTTAGGGGCGAAAAAACGTGATGGAAGCTATAATGTGCGAGTTCTTAATGAAAATGGCAAAGTCGAAACACGAGATGTCAAAATAGGCCTTAATAATAAGGTGAACGCTGAAGTGCTCTCCGGCCTTAATGAAGGGGATAAAGTTATTACGGGCGGTGGCATGCCAAGTGGCCAACAAGGATCTGGCCGTGGTCGTGGCATGGGGCCGTGGTGA
- a CDS encoding MacB family efflux pump subunit, with the protein MVSQKKPLIVLKDVRRNYPAGEGEVSVLKGIDLTIYEGEMVAIVGASGSGKSTLMNILGCLDRPSSGSYKIRNSETLELDADQLSELRRDHFGFIFQRYHLLGELTALGNVEIPAIYANINPSERKKRAEGLLQRLGMGERVNHRPSQLSGGQQQRVSIARALMNDGEVILADEPTGALDKQSGEEVLRILEELHAEGRTIIIVTHDMNVARRAERIIEISDGEILTDTPNITDANPTQHGVSGKADLIEKEDVVYKRSGFLRGFTDRFLEAFRMATLSMNAHRMRTFLTMLGVIIGIAAVVSMVALGNGTKQQILENINRLGTNTLTIFAGRSMADLRSGKITTLVDADAQALKEQPYAAAVTPSVSTTTTARRGGIEANASLTGVGEQYFSAEGATLVAGHLFDEQSVKDRTLDLVVDQTAVSTLFPDDPDKAVGSVIFIGKVPARIIGVIELQSFGPASDTLSLYLPYTSVQTRFLGTTTVRSITLRVDDAYDSRVVETAVKNFLTMRHGSEDFFIRNSDEFREQIMQSSQVLTLLIASIALISLIVGGIGVMNIMLVTVSERINEIGVRMAVGARRSDILQQFLIEAILVCLIGGTLGIAFGLSVGFLFDVLGAPFKLIYTSGSIIAAFLSSTLIGIVFGFLPARNASKLDPVAALARD; encoded by the coding sequence ATGGTAAGTCAAAAAAAACCACTTATCGTCCTTAAGGATGTGCGCCGCAATTATCCAGCTGGCGAAGGTGAAGTAAGCGTTCTCAAGGGCATTGATCTTACCATTTATGAAGGCGAAATGGTAGCAATTGTTGGGGCATCCGGCTCTGGCAAATCAACGCTTATGAATATTTTGGGCTGTCTTGACCGCCCATCATCAGGCAGTTACAAAATCAGGAATAGTGAAACCCTAGAGCTTGATGCCGATCAGCTTTCAGAATTGCGCCGTGATCATTTTGGCTTTATCTTTCAACGCTATCATCTTTTGGGTGAATTAACCGCCCTTGGCAATGTTGAAATTCCAGCAATTTATGCCAACATCAATCCAAGCGAGCGAAAAAAACGCGCAGAAGGACTTTTGCAACGCCTTGGTATGGGCGAGCGTGTCAACCACCGGCCGAGCCAATTATCAGGCGGCCAGCAGCAGCGTGTATCGATCGCCCGCGCCTTAATGAATGATGGCGAAGTAATCCTTGCCGATGAACCAACCGGCGCGCTTGACAAACAATCTGGCGAAGAAGTTTTGCGCATCCTTGAAGAGTTACATGCTGAGGGGCGCACAATTATCATCGTTACCCATGATATGAATGTTGCCCGCCGTGCTGAACGTATTATTGAAATAAGTGATGGTGAAATTTTAACGGACACACCCAATATTACTGACGCCAATCCTACTCAACATGGTGTTTCTGGTAAGGCTGATTTAATCGAAAAAGAAGATGTCGTTTATAAACGCAGCGGCTTTTTGCGCGGCTTTACCGATCGGTTCCTTGAAGCCTTTCGCATGGCAACCTTGTCAATGAACGCGCACCGCATGCGCACATTTTTGACTATGCTTGGCGTTATTATTGGTATTGCCGCCGTGGTATCAATGGTCGCGCTTGGTAATGGTACTAAGCAACAAATCTTAGAAAATATTAATCGCCTCGGCACCAATACGCTAACCATTTTTGCGGGCCGCAGCATGGCAGATTTACGTTCAGGCAAGATTACCACCCTTGTTGATGCTGATGCACAAGCACTTAAAGAACAACCCTATGCAGCCGCAGTCACGCCAAGCGTTTCAACAACAACAACGGCGCGTCGCGGGGGAATTGAAGCAAATGCATCACTGACAGGCGTTGGTGAACAATATTTTTCAGCTGAAGGCGCAACGCTTGTTGCTGGCCATTTATTTGACGAACAAAGTGTTAAGGATCGCACTCTTGATCTTGTTGTCGATCAAACCGCCGTCTCAACACTCTTTCCTGATGATCCTGATAAGGCGGTTGGTTCAGTTATTTTTATTGGTAAAGTCCCAGCGCGCATTATTGGTGTAATTGAATTGCAAAGTTTTGGCCCTGCTAGTGATACCTTATCGCTCTATTTGCCTTATACTAGCGTTCAAACACGCTTTTTAGGCACCACTACTGTGCGCTCAATTACTTTACGTGTTGATGATGCCTATGATTCCCGGGTTGTTGAAACAGCGGTTAAAAACTTTTTGACCATGCGCCACGGGTCTGAAGATTTTTTCATTCGCAATAGTGATGAGTTCCGCGAGCAAATTATGCAAAGTTCGCAAGTCCTAACCCTGCTGATTGCATCTATCGCTCTTATATCACTGATCGTTGGTGGTATTGGCGTTATGAATATCATGCTGGTAACTGTCTCTGAACGTATTAACGAAATCGGTGTACGAATGGCAGTTGGCGCACGGCGCAGTGATATTTTGCAGCAATTTTTAATTGAAGCAATTCTCGTCTGTTTAATCGGCGGTACGTTGGGTATTGCTTTTGGTCTGTCGGTTGGCTTCTTGTTTGATGTGCTTGGCGCACCTTTCAAACTTATATACACCAGCGGCTCGATCATTGCGGCATTTTTATCGTCCACCCTTATTGGTATTGTCTTTGGCTTTTTACCCGCCCGCAACGCATCAAAACTTGATCCCGTTGCCGCCCTTGCCAGAGATTAA
- a CDS encoding protease inhibitor Inh/omp19 family protein codes for MALNKISLVALALAALVTTGCMADRMGSGNYQNADVRPFPPATGTGPSASISQSELPAPSGEYPTAPGMDGQTQVASLGSEATGINLAAASIAGVWNANVGGMTCKVVTPMTKFGQGYRSAPLNCPSAISSVSSWNISGSKLEFFDASGASVATLTSQDGTHFSGQTSSGSPISLSR; via the coding sequence ATGGCGTTGAATAAAATATCCTTGGTTGCATTGGCATTGGCGGCACTGGTAACAACAGGCTGCATGGCAGACCGTATGGGCAGTGGTAATTATCAAAATGCTGATGTGCGTCCATTCCCACCAGCAACAGGCACTGGCCCTTCAGCATCTATTTCGCAATCTGAATTGCCAGCCCCATCGGGCGAATATCCAACTGCCCCTGGTATGGATGGCCAAACCCAAGTTGCTAGCCTTGGTAGTGAAGCAACCGGCATTAATCTTGCCGCTGCTAGTATTGCTGGTGTCTGGAATGCCAATGTTGGTGGTATGACGTGTAAGGTTGTAACGCCAATGACCAAATTTGGCCAAGGCTACCGTTCTGCACCTTTAAATTGCCCTTCAGCCATTTCAAGCGTTAGCTCATGGAATATTAGTGGTTCAAAACTCGAGTTCTTTGATGCATCTGGTGCAAGCGTTGCAACGCTTACATCACAAGATGGTACCCATTTTAGTGGCCAAACTTCGTCAGGTTCGCCCATCAGCCTTTCACGCTAA